The following proteins come from a genomic window of Trifolium pratense cultivar HEN17-A07 linkage group LG4, ARS_RC_1.1, whole genome shotgun sequence:
- the LOC123920929 gene encoding TMV resistance protein N-like, with the protein MTISFDFKHDVFLGYFSNNNGTTTNSFVNHLYGGLVNKGINTFIKEYGEIKACIEEIENSRMSIVVLCENYASSTSCLDELVKITQYIDNKSRNVAAIFYKVEPSDIRKQKHSYEVAMAEHEKIYGKESEMIKTWRNALTRVCDLSGVHCKDDVYESVLIEKIVKDTFTKVAPAPVQMKHIVGLDTRFEDVKSVLDIESNDTVRVMGIYGAGGIGKTTFAAYLYDKIRHLFEASAFLLHVREESNKGIKGLEDLQKILLSQLGEDIGTMVGSTFKGSVEIKRRLGKRRVLLVLDDIDDKGNLNLLVGARDWFGSGSRIIITTRDETLLDSHDVEINKYKMEVLTYRDSLELFCWNAFDNNRPAENFEYMSNRAANYANRIPLALCVIGSNLKGKSIEEWESELGKYKMVPHADIQGVLEISYYSLSELERKIFLDCACFFKGEKWVYVERILKGCHYSPSLRVFASKCLMTIDENGCLMMHSLIQDMGREVVRKESPLIPGNRRRLWYHKDILQVLEGNSGSRNIEGIMFHPPTHEVVDQWTNTSFEKMKNLKILIVRNATFSTGPSSLPNSLRLLDWMGFPSKSFPPDFYPEKIVDFKLSHSPLILANPLQTFEDLTFMNLSDCLSITQMPDLSGAKNLRVFTIDRCHKLEGFHKSFGLYMSKLVYLSASECTMLKTFVPRMYFPSLEVISFNFCKRLEHFPDVMRKMDKPLKIHMINTGIKEFPESIDKLTGLEYADMSTCERLINLSRGFLLLPKLTTLKVDGCSQLRKSFRRFKESHSIANGCPNIKELCFSKANLSCEDLYMILEILPKLEYLNVSDNGFVSLPECIKGSSQLKSLDISFCRNLMDIPQLPSSIQKVDARYCHSITPKASSMLWSKVCEEKQRIQVVMPKTEIPNWFYCVGSEDIPVFWARRNFPVIALAFEFGEIKENGEIKMDTFTSEIFPGMSSDKSSHFVGLHLFVEGQEISRKDYHYCIVGEHHVLMCDLRTLFNDEEWQGLDASFGDEWKKIQVQFESQLIINHWRVYVYKQKTKDDDIQFSFPYSTDYVPIPSPNLVPKKSLNQKIKHIQSLDQVEAFGQYLNTFRSKQSATVANELLRWCRYTRGGPPSACVYEASLMQEHEDSVWNAALILEMMRNVVNHISETKVQSAVHLVVELLTTRAQHVKEKGHEVLNINMSMPIILEECECHRFIGSSSQFGSSPTVLTLQQKKTQMGRQREAPSRHYWGSVELKEGDTLVWRIRKGKESMRGSVSNIVVLLKCQHCSLVKASSSSNVESLEEDYKDPEVEDLLKRIEKDAMRLNKSQGKLKACIIQMDVTVCNRYLMEMAIIRGQEILGRFGSNFEKTPYGKLRVDINGKSSNITMQHELEGERQDTNSNQNQMIWVKSLLRWIGRS; encoded by the exons ATGACAATATCCTTTGATTTCAAACACGATGTTTTCTTGGGTTATTTTAGTAATAACAATGGAACCACCACCAACTCATTTGTTAATCATCTCTATGGAGGTTTAGTTAACAAAGGAATCAACACCTTCATCAAAGAATACGGTGAAATCAAAGCTTGCattgaagaaattgaaaattcaagaaTGTCAATTGTTGTGCTATGTGAAAACTATGCATCTTCCACTTCATGTCTTGATGAACTTGTCAAGATTACTCAGTATATTGACAACAAAAGTAGAAATGTAGCTGCAATATTCTACAAAGTTGAACCGTCAGATATACGGAAACAGAAACATTCTTATGAAGTAGCCATGGCGGAACATGAAAAGATATATGGGAAAGAGTCGGAGATGATTAAGACATGGAGGAATgctttgactagagtttgtgaTCTAAGTGGAGTACATTGCAAAGATGAtgt GTATGAATCTGTGCTCATAGAAAAGATTGTTAAAGACACATTCACTAAAGTGGCTCCTGCACCAGTACAAATGAAGCACATAGTTGGACTTGATACTCGTTTTGAGGATGTGAAATCAGTTTTAGATATTGAGTCTAATGATACCGTTCGAGTGATGGGAATTTATGGAGCTGGTGGAATAGGAAAAACAACATTTGCAGCCTATTTATATGACAAGATTAGGCACCTTTTTGAAGCATCAGCTTTTCTTCTTCATGTCAGAGAAGAATCAAACAAAGGCATCAAAGGCCTCGAAGATCTGCAAAAGATACTTTTATCTCAGTTGGGTGAGGATATAGGCACAATGGTGGGAAGCACATTTAAAGGAAGTGTTGAAATCAAACGCAGGCTTGGCAAGAGAAGAGTTCTTCTAGTTTTGGATGACATCGATGACAAAGGAAACTTGAACTTACTGGTTGGCGCACGTGATTGGTTTGGTTCCGGTAGTAGGATCATAATAACAACAAGGGATGAAACTTTGCTAGATAGTCATGACGttgaaattaataaatataaaatggagGTGTTAACTTATCGCGACTCGCTAGAACTCTTTTGTTGGAATGCCTTTGATAATAACAGACCTGCAGAAAACTTTGAATACATGTCTAATCGTGCAGCGAACTATGCAAATCGTATACCGTTGGCTTTATGTGTAATAGGTTCAAATTTGAAGGGTAAAAGCATAGAAGAATGGGAAAGTGAATTGGGAAAATATAAGATGGTTCCACATGCTGATATTCAAGGTGTACTAGAAATAAGCTACTATAGTTTATCTGAATTAGAGAGGAAAATATTTTTGGACTGTGCTTGCTTCTTCAAAGGTGAAAAATGGGTATATGTTGAAAGGATATTAAAGGGTTGTCATTACTCCCCAAGTTTAAGAGTGTTTGCTTCTAAGTGTCTAATGACTATCGATGAAAATGGCTGTTTGATGATGCATAGTCTAATTCAAGACATGGGTAGAGAAGTTGTTAGAAAGGAGTCTCCATTAATCCCTGGTAATCGCAGAAGGTTATGGTATCATAAAGACATTCTTCAAGTACTCGAAGGGAATTCA GGAAGCCGCAATATTGAAGGAATAATGTTTCATCCTCCTACACATGAGGTAGTTGATCAATGGACTAATACTTCTTTTGAAAAGATGAAGAATCTCAAAATTCTTATCGTTAGGAATGCAACATTTTCAACAGGACCAAGTAGTTTACCGAATAGTTTACGGCTACTTGACTGGATGGGGTTCCCATCAAAGTCATTTCCACCTGATTTTTATCCCGAGAAAATTGTTGACTTCAAATTATCACATAGTCCTCTGATATTGGCAAATCCACTTCAG ACATTTGAAGATTTGACATTCATGAATCTCTCCGATTGTCTATCGATAACTCAAATGCCTGATCTGTCAGGAGCAAAAAATTTAAGAGTATTCACAATTGACAGATGCCATAAATTGGAAGGGTTTCATAAATCCTTTGGATTATATATGTCCAAACTTGTGTATTTAAGTGCATCAGAGTGTACCATGCTCAAAACTTTTGTGCCAAGAATGTATTTTCCATCCCTTGAAGTAATTTCGTTTAACTTCTGCAAAAGACTCGAACACTTCCCGGATGTAATGCGAAAGATGGATAAGCCGTTAAAGATTCACATGATAAATACTGGTATTAAAGAGTTCCCAGAGTCCATTGATAAACTTACAGGGCTTGAATATGCAGACATGTCAACCTGCGAGCGACTCATAAATCTATCAAGAGGGTTTTTATTGTTGCCGAAACTTACCACATTAAAAGTTGATGGATGTTCTCAGCTTCGAAAATCATTTAGAAGGTTCAAAGAGAGCCATTCAATAGCAAATGGCTGCCCAAATATAAAGGAGCTGTGTTTCAGCAAGGCTAATCTATCATGTGAAGATCTTTACATGATTCTTGAAATACTTCCGAAATTGGAATATTTGAATGTGTCGGACAATGGATTTGTCTCCCTTCCAGAATGCATCAAAGGATCTTCGCAGTTGAAAAGTCTTGATATAAGCTTTTGCAGGAACCTGATGGACATTCCACAACTTCCATCAAGTATTCAGAAAGTAGATGCAAGATACTGTCATTCCATAACTCCAAAAGCATCAAGCATGCTATGGTCCAAG GTTTGCGAAGAAAAGCAAAGAATACAAGTAGTGATGCCTAAAACGGAAATTCCAAATTGGTTTTATTGTGTTGGCAGTGAAGATATTCCTGTTTTTTGGGCTCGCCGGAATTTCCCAGTCATTGCATTAGCATTCGAGTTTGGTGAAATCAAAGAGAATGGTGAAATAAAGATGGACACTTTCACCTCAGAAATCTTTCCTGGAATGTCCTCAGATAAGTCTTCTCATTTTGTTGGTCTGCATTTGTTTGTAGAGGGACAAGAAATATCTCGCAAAGATTACCATTACTGCATTGTCGGCGAACATCATGTGTTAATGTGTGATCTTAGGACTTTGTTTAACGATGAAGAGTGGCAGGGTCTTGATGCATCTTTTGGAGATGAGTGGAAGAAAATTCAGGTTCAATTTGAATCACAGTTGATTATTAATCATTGGAGAGTTTATGTGTACAAACAGAAAACAAAAGATGATGATATCCAATTCAGCTTTCCCTATTCAACAGACTATGTACCAATTCCATCACCAAATTTGGTTCCAAAAAAATCTCTAAAccagaaaataaaacatatacaAAGTCTTGATCAGGTAGAAGCATTTGGCCAGTACTTAAATACTTTCAGATCAAAACAATCTGCCACTGTTGCAAACGAACTATTGAGGTGGTGTAGGTACACTAGAGGGGGGCCTCCTTCAGCATGTGTCTATGAGGCAAGTTTAATGCAAGAACACGAAGACAGTGTGTGGAATGCGGCGCTGATTTTGGAGATGATGAGGAATGTGGTGAATCATATTTCCGAAACAAAAGTTCAAAGTGCAGTCCATTTGGTGGTTGAATTATTGACAACAAGGGCACAACATGTAAAGGAAAAAGGCCATGAGGTTTTGAACATCAATATGAGTATGCCAATTATACTAGAGGAATGTGAATGTCACCGTTTTATAGGTTCATCATCTCAATTTGGATCCTCCCCGACCGTCCTAACTCTGCAACAGAAAAAGACACAAATGGGACGACAGAGAGAGGCTCCGAGCCGTCACTATTGGGGAAGTGTTGAGTTAAAAGAAGGAGATACACTTGTGTGGAGAATTCGGAAAGGCAAAGAATCCATGAGGGGGAGTGTAAGCAATATTGTTGTTCtattgaaatgccaacattgTTCCTTAGTGAAAGCTTCAAGTTCTAGTAATGTAGAGTCTTTGGAGGAAGATTACAAGGATCCTGAAGTGGAAGATTTATTGAAGAGGATTGAGAAAGATGCAATGAGATTGAATAAATCTCAAGGGAAGCTTAAGGCATGTATAATTCAAATGGATGTAACAGTTTGTAACAGATATTTGATGGAAATGGCAATCATCAGAGGACAAGAAATATTGGGAAGGTTTGGATCTAATTTCGAAAAGACGCCTTATGGGAAGTTAAGGGTGGATATTAATGGTAAGAGTAGTAATATTACTATGCAGCATGAGTTGGAGGGTGAGAGACAAGATACTAATAGTAATCAGAATCAGATGATTTGGGTAAAGAGTCTTCTCAGGTGGATTGGACGCTCATAA
- the LOC123920926 gene encoding LOW QUALITY PROTEIN: TMV resistance protein N-like (The sequence of the model RefSeq protein was modified relative to this genomic sequence to represent the inferred CDS: deleted 1 base in 1 codon; substituted 1 base at 1 genomic stop codon) — MANHDDFTHDVFLSFRGGTRYSFTDHLYHSLLGRGINVFRDDQNIKIGDEIGPSLLHAIEASRISIVVLCKDYASSSWCLDELVKIVDCYENNGKSVFVIFYKVEPSDVRHQRNSYEIAMIEHQRRFGSESEKVKAWRSALNRVCALSGLHCKDDIYESKFIEKIVKDISAKLPPMPLQIKHLVGINSRFEQVKSLMDTDSDDAVCMLGIYGAGGIGKTTLALDIYNKIRRQFVAASFLANVREKSKESTRGLEDLQKTLLYETGDKTQTMLGSTFTGSSEIKGRLAKKRVLLILDDVDSVEQLKSLAGGHDWFGPGSRIIVTTRDIDVLQKHDVKIKTYKLEELNHHESIELFCWHAFNMSRPIDNFANISSHAISYAKGIPLALRVIGSNLRGKSIEECDVEIQRYRMIPDAEIQGVLEISYKCLSDLEQKVFLDIACFFKGERWEYVKRILDACGFNPDIRVFVNKCLITVDENGCLEMHDLIQDMGREIVRKESASNPGERSRLWSHNDVLDVLKGNWGSSAVEGIMLHPPKQEKVDHWDYTCFEKMKNLRILIVRNTLFSLGPSCLPNTLRLLDWKCYPSKDFPPNFYPYRIVDFKLPHSSMILKKPFQIFKDLTFINLSHSQSITQIPDLSGATSLRVFTVDKCHRLIKFDISIGFMPNLVYLSAYGCTELKSFVPKMYLPSLQVLSFNFCKKLEHFPHVMQKMDMPLKMHMISTAIKQFPKSIDNLTGLEYIDMSFCKALIDLSSSFLSLPKLMTLKIDGCSQLGESFQQFKDRHSVTNVYPNLETLHTSENNLSYEDVNAIIENFPNLEDLKVSHNGFVALPKCIRGSFHLKSLDXAFVSFCRNLTEVPELPLSIQKIDARHCQSLTSEASSLLWSKVSQEIQRIQVVMPMLKRAIPEWFDYSSTQEIPLLWARHKFPVVALALVFQEVKRTDNVSKFADAINLKTGVKDWHTVRLHLFIDGQEICGKNCNYFNVGPDHVLLCDLRVLFNDEEWQDLDASFGNEWKSIQVQYNSDLILTNWGVYVYKQETSMNDILFVPPNCNSFSYAPSCLVPKEYPDQKMKHILESFNPRDMYNDYLPKIESEEGPIRSTKLFLQCLRNAKAESIAEASSFSYGASRKQEQEECVPEVINVLEMLKEDAPRHIVDSYPEDLQTSGVLAERFMRARVELMKENSLDIGMPIILNCDDIRGAKHRRFWGIIEIKLGDPFYKPVLRKLNQLSWKLWASNEASRSNLMATVVELKCQPPGTEETSSSSLEESLEEGYYDPELEELMRRIEQDAMSLNKSYGKMKASIIQTDKPISKSYILEALIFRRLVNSRKLTMLRYLTKFKITPYGKMRAEDDSSCVRRIYLWGLSFVQFVQIIWPYLFIKYACHYFVSIPIIRGLLYKFVIVLGSVTLLIWGWWFAVQIFMSCKKLCRRNRKIIMTIREKDM, encoded by the exons ATGGCGAATCACGATGATTTCACACACGACGTTTTTCTCAGTTTCAGAGGCGGAACACGCTACTCCTTCACCGATCATCTCTACCATTCACTTCTCGGTCGCGGAATCAATGTTTTCAGAGACGATCAAAATATCAAGATCGGCGATGAAATCGGTCCTTCACTTCTACATGCAATCGAAGCTTCTAGAATCTCAATCGTTGTTCTCTGTAAAGACTATGCTTCTTCCAGTTGGTGCCTTGATGAACTTGTTAAGATTGTTGACTGTTACGAAAATAATGGAAAATctgtttttgttatattttataaggTTGAACCTTCTGATGTTAGGCATCAGAGAAATAGTTATGAAATTGCTATGATTGAACATCAGAGAAGATTTGGAAGTGAATCTGAGAAAGTGAAAGCATGGAGGTCAGCTTTGAATAGAGTTTGTGCTCTTAGTGGACTTCATTGCAAGGACGATAT CTATGAATCTAAGTTTATTGAGAAGATTGTCAAAGACATCTCAGCTAAACTACCTCCCATGCCTTTACAAATCAAACACCTAGTCGGAATCAATTCTCGTTTCGAACAAGTGAAATCTCTTATGGATACTGATTCTGATGACGCAGTTTGCATGTTGGGAATTTATGGAGCTGGCGGAATAGGCAAAACAACATTGGCCTTGGACATATATAACAAGATCAGACGTCAATTTGTAGCTGCAAGTTTTCTTGCTAATGTTAGAGAAAAATCCAAAGAGAGCACAAGGGGCCTAGAGGATCTCCAAAAAACACTTCTGTATGAGACGGGTGACAAAACGCAGACTATGTTAGGAAGCACATTTACAGGAAGCTCTGAAATAAAAGGCAGGCTTGCCAAAAAAAGAGTTCTTCTCATACTCGATGATGTTGATTCGGTAGAACAATTGAAATCACTAGCTGGAGGACATGATTGGTTTGGTCCAGGTAGTAGAATCATTGTAACAACAAGAGATATAGATGTTCTACAGAAGCATgatgttaaaattaaaacatataaaCTCGAAGAGCTAAATCATCATGAATCCATTGAACTCTTTTGTTGGCATGCCTTTAATATGAGCAGACCAATAGATAACTTTGCAAATATATCTTCTCATGCAATAAGTTATGCAAAGGGTATTCCATTGGCTTTAAGAGTGATAGGATCCAATTTAAGAGGTAAGAGCATAGAGGAATGTGATGTTGAAATTCAAAGATATAGAATGATTCCAGATGCCGAGATTCAAGGTGTACTTGAAATAAGCTACAAATGTCTATCTGACTTGGAACAAAAGGTTTTTCTAGACATTGCTTGTTTTTTCAAAGGGGAAAGATGGGAGTATGTTAAAAGGATACTAGATGCTTGTGGTTTCAACCCAGATATACGAGTATTTGTTAACAAATGTCTCATAActgttgatgaaaatggttGTTTAGAAATGCATGATCTAATACAAGACATGGGTAGAGAGATTGTTCGGAAGGAATCAGCATCAAACCCTGGAGAACGCAGTAGATTATGGTCTCATAATGATGTTCTGGATGTACTGAAAGGAAACTGG GGGAGTAGTGCAGTTGAAGGCATAATGCTTCATCCCccaaaacaagaaaaagtaGATCATTGGGAttatacttgctttgagaagaTGAAAAACCTCAGAATTTTGATTGTTAGGAATACATTATTTTCATTAGGACCTAGTTGTTTGCCGAATACCTTACGGCTACTTGATTGGAAGTGTTACCCGTCAAAGGATTTTCCTCCAAATTTTTATCCATACAGAATTGTTGACTTCAAATTACCTCATAGCTCTATGATATTGAAAAAGCCCTTTCAG ATTTTTAAGGATTTAACATTCATCAATCTCTCCCATAGTCAATCCATAACTCAAATTCCTGATCTTTCTGGAGCTACAAGCTTAAGAGTGTTTACAGTTGATAAATGCCatagattgataaaatttgatatatccATTGGATTTATGCCTAATCTGGTGTATTTAAGTGCTTATGGGTGCACTGAGCTCAAAAGTTTTGTGCCAAAAATGTATTTGCCCTCCCTTCAAGTGCTTTCATTTAATTTCTGCAAAAAGCTTGAACACTTCCCACATGTAATGCAAAAGATGGATATGCCATTAAAGATGCACATGATAAGCACTGCCATTAAGCAGTTTCCAAAGTCCATTGATAACCTTACAGGGCTTGAGTATATAGACATGTCATTTTGCAAAGCACTCATAGATCTATCAAGTAGCTTCTTATCGCTTCCAAAACTGATGACTTTGAAGATTGATGGCTGCTCTCAACTTGGAGAGTCGTTTCAACAGTTCAAAGATCGTCATTCAGTGACAAATGTCTATCCAAATTTAGAAACTCTTCATACTAGCGAGAATAATTTATCATATGAAGATGTTAATGCCATTATAGAAAATTTTCCAAATTTGGAAGACTTGAAAGTATCCCACAATGGGTTCGTAGCCCTCCCAAAATGCATTAGAGGATCTTTTCACTTGAAAAGTCTTGAT TGAGCTTTTGTGAGCTTTTGCAGGAATCTTACAGAAGTTCCAGAACTTCCATTAAGTATTCAGAAAATAGATGCAAGACACTGTCAATCCTTAACTTCAGAGGCATCAAGTTTGCTCTGGTCTAAG GTATCACAAGAGATCCAAAGAATACAAGTTGTAATGCCGATGCTGAAAAGGGCGATTCCAGAATGGTTTGACTACAGTTCCACTCAAGAGATTCCACTTTTATGGGCTCGTCATAAGTTTCCTGTTGTTGCTTTAGCATTAGTGTTCCAGGAAGTAAAAAGAACAGACAATGTTTCAAAATTTGCTGATGCTATAAATTTGAAGACTGGAGTCAAAGACTGGCACACTGTTAGACTCCATTTGTTTATTGACGGCCAAGAAATTTGTGGCAAGAATTGCAATTATTTCAATGTTGGGCCAGATCATGTGCTATTGTGTGATCTACGAGTTTTGTTCAATGATGAAGAGTGGCAGGACCTTGATGCAAGTTTTGGAAATGAATGGAAGTCCATTCAGGTCCAATATAACTCAGACTTGATTCTGACTAATTGGGGAGTTTATGTGTACAAGCAAGAAACAAGCATGAATGATATCCTATTTGTACCTCCCAATTGCAATTCATTTTCCTACGCGCCATCATGTTTGGTTCCAAAAGAATATCCGGATCAGAAAATGAAACATATTTTGGAAAGTTTCAATCCAAGAGACATGTATAATGACTATTTGCCTAAAATAGAATCAGAAGAAGGTCCAATCAGGTCTACAAAATTGTTTTTGCAGTGTTTGAGGAATGCCAAGGCTGAAAGTATAGCAGAGGCTTCCTCCTTTTCCTATGGGGCAAGTCGAAAGCAAGAACAGGAAGAATGTGTACCGGAGGTGATTAACGTATTAGAGATGTTAAAAGAGGATGCACCAAGACATATTGTTGATTCATATCCTGAGGATCTTCAAACTTCAGGTGTACTTGCAGAAAGATTTATGAGGGCACGAGTGGAATTAATGAAAGAAAATAGCTTGGACATCGGAATGCCTATTATTCTAAACTGTGATGATATACGGGGAGCTAAACACCGACGATTTTGGGGAATCATAGAGATAAAATTGGGAGATCCATTTTACAAACCAGTGTTGAGGAAACTAAACCAACTTTCATGGAAACTTTGGGCAAGTAATGAAGCCTCAAGGTCTAACCTGATGGCCACCGTTGTTGAATTGAAATGCCAGCCTCCAGGTACAGAGGAAACTTCAAGCTCTAGCCTTGAAGAATCCTTGGAGGAAGGATACTATGATCCTGAATTGGAAGAGTTAATGAGGAGGATAGAGCAAGATGCTATGAGTTTGAATAAATCTTATGGGAAAATGAAGGCATCTATTATTCAAACTGATAAGCCAATTTCTAAAAGTTATATATTGGAAGCATTAATCTTTAGAAGACTAGTGAATTCGAGAAAATTGACAATGCTTCGATATCTGACCAAGTTTAAGATCACACCTTATGGGAAGATGAGGGCAGAGGACGATTCTTCTTGCGTTCGGAGGATATATTTATGGGGTTTGAGCTTTGTTCAATTTGTCCAAATCATATGGCCCTATCTTTTCATAAAGTATGCATGCCATTATTTTGTCAGTATACCAATAATTAGGGGTTTGTTGTACaaatttgttattgttttggGGTCGGTGACTTTATTAATATGGGGTTGGTGGTTTGCTGTACAAATTTTTATGTCTTGTAAGAAACTATGCAGGAGGAATAGAAAGATTATTATGACCATAAGGGAAAAGGACATGTAA